Below is a genomic region from Pseudomonas sp. JQ170C.
GGCTTGAGCCCGGCCTTCTGCTGCAGGCTCGACAACAGGTTACCCGCCGAGAAACACAAGGTGCCCAGCAGCGCCAGGCCCAGGCCGATCACTGTCTCGCGGCTGGCCGCATGCCCGGCCAGTTCGGGCCAGAACAGCAGGCCCAGGCCCGCCAGCCCCAAGGCCCCGCCGGCGAGCACATTGGCGGCGATCTTCTGGCCGAAGAACACCCGGGCGTTGAGCGCGTTCCACAACGTGGCCGTGGAAAACACCACGGCGATCAGGCCACTGGGAATCCACTGGCTGGCGGTAAGAAAGCACATGAAGTTGATGCAGAACAGGCACAGGCCCTGGGCCAGGCAGATGCCATGACCGCGTCGGTCCATCGGCTGCAGGCGGCGGCTGAGCAAGAGGATGGCGAACAGGATCAGCCCGGCCAGGGCAAAGCGGTAGACGATCGACACCGGAATGGCGACCACGCCCAGTTGCAGTTTCAGGGCGATCCAGGTGGTGCCCCAGATCAGTACGGTGAGCAGGTACAACGACAGGTTCATGGCAAGACTCCTCCGGCTTGGAGCCCAGTGTCAGCGCCACCACCCCCTGCCCGCTTGCACAAACTTGCGCTTTTGCGTCGCCCCCTGCTGTCAGGACAAAAGCGCCGGAGTAGGATTGGCCCTACGAGGTAGAGCCAATGACGCCACTGAACCAACTGCAAGTCTTCAATGCCATGCACTCATCACCCCACGCGCGCCTGGAGCACAGCGCGCACTTGGGTGACGGCCTGGCTGCAGCCCTGTGGCGCAACCGTGACGATGCCCGCGACTACCAGGCGCCGAGCCACCACACACTCTCCTGCTACATCGCCGACGGCACCGGTACCTTCCGCCGCCAGCGCCCGGCCGACAAGGGCGCGCCGAACAAGCTGTGCATCATGCCCGCCGGCCACGAATCCAACTGGGTGGTGAATGGCCCGATCCGCCTGGCGCACCTGTACATCAGCGAGGAACAGTTCGCCCTGGGCTGTATCCGCCTGCTCGACCGCGAGCCGCGGGAGATGCAGTTGCAGGAGGCAACGTTCCTGGATGATCCCGAACAGGCCGTGCGCTTTCGCCAACTGATCAGCCTGGACTGGGACGAGCCTGCCGAGCGCTTGCTGGCCAGCAGCCTGGCCCACGGCATCGTCGATCATGCTGTGCTCTGCCAGGCCGGCCTGCGCCAGGGCCTGCGCCTCAAGGGCGGGCTGGCACCCCACCAGCGCCGGCAACTGATCGACTACATCGAATCGCACCTGGACCAGGCCATTACCCTTGGCGAACTGGCCGGGCGCTGCAACCTGTCCGAATACCACTTCGCCCGCATGTTCCGCGCAAGCTTCGGCCTGCCACCGCACCAGTATGTGCTGGCCCGCCGCCTGCAACTGGCCTGCCGGTTACTGCGCCTGGGCGACCTGCCGCTGGGCCAGGTCGCCCTGCAGTGCGGCTTTGCCAGTGCCAGCCACTTCAACAACCGCTTTCGCCAGGCGCTGGGGGCGACGCCTGGGGATTACCGGCTGGCGTTCAGGCGCTAGGCAACACCACCAGCACCGGCCCGAGCACCAGGCTGATCGCCAGCGCGCCCAGCAACAGCCGCGGTTTGTACGGCAGCAGGAACACCCAGAAGGTCACCCCCGCCATCAACACCGCAAACAGCTCGACCAGGCCCATGGCCCAGCCGCTGTGACGTACCGCCAGCCACAGCGCCACCAGCAACAACAGCCAACCTCCGACGCGCAGGCTGCGCAGACGCGCCGCCGACGGCGCAGCGTTGAGCAAGTCCTTGTAGTGCTTCTCCATCGACAGGCAGAGGATGGCGAAACCGGCAAAACCGAACAGGGCAACGGCCAGCATCAGTTCACCTCGCTTTCGATCAGGTTGGCGCTGGCTGCCTTCGCAGCCTTGGGTGCGCGTTTGGCCGCGACCACGGGCGGGCGCCACATTTTCATCGCCGCCCAGGCCAGGAACAGGCCACTGCCCAGGGCGGTGAGGTCGACGCCGGCCATGGCCCAGTCGCCCGCCGAAATCGAATGCACCAGGCCCTGGCCGGTGGTCAGCTGATTAAGCAACGGCAAGGTGCCCCACAGCAGCGCCGCCAGCCCCAGTTGCTCGGCCCAGGCGCGACGGCCCGGCCGCAGCATGGCGTGCAGCACCGACAATCCCCAGAGCAGGAAGAAGCTATTGACCTCCCAGCCTGCCCGGCCCTCAAGCCCCACCGGCAACAAGCGGTTGGCCCAGAAGAATGCCGCCACGCCGAGCAGCAGGCCGCTCATGCTGGCGATGTTCAGCACCTCCACCAGGCGCAGCTCACCCGGCTGGCTGCCGCTCTTGGCGTGTTTGAGCTGGCGCTTGCCCAGCCACAGCACCAGGCCGGTGCCGATCACGGCAGTGCCCGCAAGGCCGAAGAAGAAATACAACCAGCGCAGCCAAGGCCCGGCAAACACGCCCATGTGCAAGCCGTACATACCGCCGGAGATCAGCATCGGCGTGGCTTCGATGGTGCTGGCGCCCTGCAGCTCGCCGTTGACGCCGTCATAGGTCCAGCCGCCACCGCGCATGTGGGCAATGCGGTCACCGGCATGCCGGGTGAAGCGCACCCGGGCGTTCTGATCGCCGGGGTTCTGCACCTCGATCCAGCCCAGGCGAGTGCCCGGCGCCTGTTCCTGGACCTTCTCGTACAGCGTCGGCAACGGCAGCATTGGCGCGGCAACACCGGTCGCCTTGACCTCGCGGGGCGCGCCGAACAGATCATTGAAAAAGCCGCGAGTGTTGTCGCCGTAGCTGGCGATGATGCTCGCCGGCATCACCATCGACATGAAGATCACCAGGCTGCTGTAGCTGATCATCAGGTGAAACGGCAGCACCAGCACGCCGATGGCGTTGTGGCCATCGAGCCAGGAGCGCTGGCCCTTGCCGGGGCGGAAGGTGAAGAACTCCTTGAAGATCTTCTTGTGGGTGATGATCCCGGTCACCAGCCCCAGCAGCATGATGAAGGCGGCGAAGGTCGACAACCAGCGCCCCCACGGATGGGGCATCTCCAGCTGGAAATGGAAGCGGTAGAAGAAATCGCCACCCCGGGTTTCACGTGCCTGCACTTCCTCGCCGGTGGCAGGGTCCAGGGTCTTGTCGATAAAGCCCCGTCGCCCGGCCCCTTCGGCGCGCCAGCCGACACTCAGCGCAGGCTCACGCGCCTCGGGCAGGCGGATGAACCAACTGCCCGCAGTGGGCGCGTGTTCCTGCAGATAGGTCTGGGCCAGCGCCAGGCTGGCCGCCGGGTCCAGCGCCCGGGTCGGCACCTCGGGCTGGGCCCAGTGCGTGATCTCTTCCTTGAAGTACGACAGGGTCCCGGTGAGGAAAATCGCGAACAACAGCCAGCCAAAAATCAGCCCGGTCCAGGTATGCAGCCAGGCCATGGCCTGGCGAAATCCCTCTTTCATCAGCTTTTCATCCAGTAGGCCAGGCCATTGATCGCGCCCAGCACCAGGCTTGGCAATAACACCCCAAGCCAGGCCTGCCAGGCACTTCGGCTGGCGAAACACCACAAGAAGGCCACCAGGTAGAACAGGAACGACAGCATCATGCCGCTGATCACTGCTTCAGCCTTGGGTATCGGCGCCAGCAGGCTGATGCAGACGCTGGACATCGACGCCAGCAGGTAACCGCCAAATACAGCGGCCAGGCAACGCGACGTCACAGCCAGGCGATAACTGAGGGGCAGCCCGGCGGCTTTGCTTTTCATGGCATCCATTCCTTGTGAAGAGTCGCCAATAGTAATGATTTATATTCTCACAGGCAAAGCCGAGGGCACCCTACCTTAGAACGACAGGTCGACACCCACGGTGTAGCGACGGCCATCGAGCACGGTCTGGAAGTTCTCGTAGTCCACTTCTTTGTTGAACACGTTGTACACACCGGCCAGCAACTTGAGGTTCTTGGTCACCCGGTAGGTGCCGCCCAGGTCGACGAAGGTGTAGGACGGCGTGCCGTCGGACATGGTGGTGCGGCCCAGGTAGTCGGAGGTGCGGCTGCGGTAGTTCATGCGCGCCCAGGTGCCCAGTTGATCGGTGGTCTGCCAGTCCAGGGTGGCGTTGAACATGTGCCGTGGCATCTGGTTCAGGGCCTTGCCCTTCTGCGGGCCGCTCTTCTGCTCGGAGTCGGTGAAGGTGTAGTTGGTGGCCAGCGACAGGCTCTGGGTGATGTCCCAGTCCAGGGTCGCTTCGATACCGCGCATTTGCGCTTCATCCACGTTCACCCGGTCGCTGATGAACTTGTACGAGGTGCCGCCGATCTGGCATTGGCCCGAGGCATTGCCGGTGCTGTCGGTGCAGCGGCGCTGTTCGGTGATCTTGTCCTTGAAGTCGGTGTTGAACACGGTCAGGCCCGTGGAGAACCCTTCCAGGTTGTCCCAGATCACGCCGATTTCCTGGCTCAGGCTTTCTTCAGGCTTGAGGCTGGAGTTGCCGACGATGATTGCCGGGTCGCCACCGCCGCCGGTGATCTGGCCCCAGTCATCCACCGCTGCACGGATATCCGGCGAGCGATAGCCGCTGGACACCCCCCCCTTGACGGTCCAGTGCTCGGTCGGGTGATAAACCCCGTACAGGCGCGGCGACCAGTGCGTACCGTAGTTCTCGTCGCGGTCCATGCGCAGGCCGCCGGTCAGGGCGAAGTCATCGGTCAGGCGCCACTCGTCTTCGGCGAACAGTGCCCACGACCAACGCGTCAGCTGGTTCACGCTGGAGGCCGACGCCAGTTGGTTGCCTTCGTCACTCAGGTCTTCGTACTTGTACTGGCCACCGAAGGTGGTGATGTGCGACTCGCTGAAGTACGAGACCTGGGAGTTGAGGACCGTGTTCTCCAGCTCCATGCGCCGGCCGGGGTTCTCGATCTTCTCGCGTTGCAGGTAGCTTTCGCTGGTCAGGCTGTCCCAGCGGCCGGAGTGGGTGATCGAGAAGTTGGTGCGGTCGTAATCGTTTTCGCTGTCGGAGGAGCGCGCCGAACGGCCCACGGTGGCGTTGCGCTCCTGCTCGGACTTGCCCGCTTCCAGGGTGATGTCGTTGTGCTCGTCAGGGGTGAACGAGAGCTTGGCGGTGCCGCTGTCGGTGCTCTGTTCGTTGAAGCCGTTGACGATGTGGTCTTCATCGCGGTGGGAGGTCAGGCCGTACAGCTGCAAGCCCACCAACCCCTCGACCAGCGGCCCGGAGATGAAGGCGCTGGTGCTGTTGTAGTCACCCGAGTCGGAGCGGTCCTGGAAGGTCGCTTCGCTGCGCACGCCGCCATACCAGGTCGGTGTCACCTTGCGGGTGATGATGTTGATCACCCCGCCCATGGCGTCGGAACCATACAGCGACGACATCGGGCCACGCACCACTTCGATCCGCTCGATGGCTTCCAGCGGCGGCATCCAGCCTTGCTCGATGCCGGCACCGTCACTGTTGGGGCGGGTGGCCCGGGAGTCCTGGCGCTTGCCGTCGACCAGCATCAGGGTGTACTTGGAGGCCATGCCGCGAATGCTGATGTCGCTGGAACTGGCGCCACCGGTGACGACCACGCCTGGCACATCGCGCAGGGCGTCAGTGACGTCACGGTAGGATTTGTTCTCGATCTGCTCGCGGGTAATCACCGAAATCGACGCCGGCGCATCCTTGATCTGCTGGGAGAAACCCGAGGCGGTCACCACGACATTGTCCAGCTCCAGCGATTTGGTTTCGGCACTGGCCTGGGCGGTGTACAGCGAGCAAATGGTGAGTGCAAGGCACGACTTGGTGAAAAACGGGGACACGAGGACCTCTCCCTGAGAACTGTAAAGATTGGGTAAATTCATTCAGGGCGCGGATGCTAAAGATTCTCAAATGAGAGTAAAGCGTATTTACGTTATTTACATTTTGCCGCTTCTGGTCTTGCCATCAGTCAGCGCCTGATTGCCGAGCGCACAGCACCTCTCTACAATGCGAACAATTCTTATTCTGTTGCGCAGCTTGGCGCCGGAGTGTTCACGGTGCCCAGTGCGTCCTCCCCTTCTTCGCTCGAAGGCCTCTACCACGCCCATCACAGCTGGCTGACCGGCTGGCTGCGCCGACGCCTGGGCTGCCCCGACAATGCCGCCGACCTGGCCCAGGACACCTTCATGCGCCTGTTGCAGGCCCGCGAAACACCAGTGCTCAACGAGCCACGGGCGTTCCTGACCACCGTGGCCAAGCGCGTGTTGTTCAATCACTACCGGCGCCAGGACCTGGAGCGTGCCTACCTCCAGGCCCTGGCCCAATTGCCGGAAGAACTGGCGCCATCGGAAGAGCACCGGGCAATCATCCTTGAAACCCTGCTGGAGCTTGACCGCCTGCTCGACGGCCTGGCGCCGGTGGTCAAGCGCGCTTTCCTGCTGGCCCAGGTCGATGGCCTGAGCTATGGCGAAATCGCGGCGCAGCTGAACATTTCGCTGGCCACGGTCAAGCGCTACCTGAACAAGGCGGCCTTGCGCTGTTACTTCGCCCTATGAACACGGCCCACCAGGAATTTTCACCCCAGGTGGCCGAGCAGGCCGTGCACTGGCTGATCGAACTGCAAGGTGGTGGGCTCGACCCGCGCCAGCAGCAGGCCATGCAGCAGTGGTTGCAGGCCCACGAGGACCATCGGCGGGCGTGGGAGCATATCCAGCGGGTCAACCAGCGGCTGAGCGGATTGTCGTCACCCTTGGCCCATGCCGCGCTTCAGGCGCCCCGTTCGGCGAGCCGTCGCCGGGCACTCAAGACCTTGCTGATACTCGGCGTCGGCGGCGCGGCGGGGCTCAGCCTGCAACAGCACAATCCCATGCCCGGCCTGCTCGCCGACTACCGCAGCCCGGTCGGCGAACGCCGCCGCCTGCAACTCGACGACGGCAGCCAGTTACACCTGAACACCCGCAGCAGCGCCGACGTGCGCTTCGACAGCCAGCGGCGCCTGGTACGCCTGCTTGAAGGCGAGCTGCAACTCACGGTGGCCGATGACGCCCGGCCCTTGCGCCTGCTGACGGACTTCGGCCTGCTGCAACTGGGGAGCGGGCGCTACAACCTGCGCCAGTTCGAGCACTACAGCCTGCTCGCGGTTCATCAGGGCAGCGCCAGCCTTGCCGGCAACGCCCTGGCCGCGGGTTTGCAAGCCCGCTTCAACGGCCCGCAATGGCAAGGCCGCCAGGTGCTGGACCCGAATGCCGGCGCTTGGGTTGATGGCATGCTGGTGGCGGCGCACATGCGCCTTGGCGACTTTCTCGGCGAGCTGGGCCGCTACCGCCGCGGCCAGCTCAACTGCGCCCCGGAGGTGGCCGAGCTGTTGATTTCCGGCAGCTATCCACTGGCCGACAGCGAGCGGATTCTCGACCTGCTGGAGGTGGCCTTGCCGGTGCGGGTCAGGCGCTTTACCCGCTACTGGGTGACGGTCGAAGCCCGCGCCTGATTTTTTTCCATGCCCCTGAGCCGTTTTTGCATCTCGCGTGACAGAGAAGGCAGAACCCTTTGCTTTGACCTTCTCAAGGACCTCCTGCATGCCCCTTCGACCGAGTCCACTCGCCCAGGCCCTTCGTGCATTGCTGTTCGGTGCCGGCCTGGCCGTTGCCGCCGTTCCCGCCCACGCCACCGAGGCTGCAGCGCGTACCTACCACATCGCGCCGATGTCGCTGGAAAGCGCCCTGAACCAGTTCGGTCGGGAAAGTGGCGTGCTGGTCTCGTTCGGCTCGCAGGTCACCAGCGGCATGCAAAGCCCGGGGCTGGAAGGACAACACAGCCCGCAACAGGCACTGGAGATCCTGCTCCGGGGCAGCGGCCTGCAAGCCCGCGCCGAAGGTGAGAATGCCTTCAGCCTGCAACCGGCAACGGCAGTGAACGCACCGGTAGAACTGGGCACCTCGACGGTGGTCGGTGACTGGCTGGGCGCGGCGCAGCAGGACAATGTCTTCGAGCACCCGGGTGCGCGGGATGTGATTCGCCGCGAAGAATTCGAGCGCCAGGGCGCCACCACCGCCCGCGAAGTGCTCAATCGCATTCCCGGCGTCAACGCGCCGGAAAACAACGGCACCGGCAGCCACGACATGGCGCTGAACTTCGGTATCCGCGGCCTCAACCCGCGCCTGGCATCGCGCTCCACGGTGCTGATGGACGGCATTCCGGTGCCCTTCGCCCCTTACGGCCAGCCGCAGCTGTCGTTCGCCCCGGTGAGCATGGGCAACATGGATGCCGTGGACGTGGTGCGCGGTGGCGGCGCGGTACGCTACGGCCCGCAGAACGTCGGCGGCATCGTCAACTTCGTGACCCGGGCGATTCCCGATGAGCCGACGGTCAAGGCCGGCATGCAGACCCAGACCAGCCCGTCGTCCAGCCACGACGGCTTCAAGACCAGCGCCAACCTGCTCGCCGGTGGCACCAACGCCAACGGCCTGGGCGGCGCCCTGCTCTACTCCGGCACCCGTGGTGGCGACTGGCGCGAGCACAGCGACACCCAGATCGACGACCTGATCCTCAAGGGCAAGCTGCAGCTCGACGAGGCCAACAGCCTGCACGCCATGGCCCAATACTACGAGGGCGAGGCGCAGATGCCCGGCGGCCTGAGCGTGGCCGACTACGACGCCGACCCGTACCAGTCCACCCGCCTGCAGGACAAGTTCTGGGGCCGGCGCACGATGTTCAATTTCGGCTACGACTACAAAGAGGATGCCCGCCAGTTCAGCGTCAACAGCTTCTTCACCAAGACCCTGCGCAGCGGTTACCTGGACCAGGGCAGCTTCGTCTCGCTGTCGCCGCGCGAATACTGGGTACGCGGTATCGAAACCCGCTTTTCCCAGGGGTTTGCCTTGGGCGAAAGCTGGCACGAAGTGGGCGTGGGTTATCGCTACATCAACGAAGCCGGGCACGAGCTGCGCTACCGCGAGCCGATCAGCGCCAACGAGCTGCCCACCACCGCCAGCCGCAACGACCGCGATACCCGTGGCAGCACTGAAGCCCATGCGATATTCCTCGACGACCGTATCGACATCGGCCAGTGGACCATCACCCCGGGCATTCGCTACGAGATGATCGACTCCGAGCAGAGCAACAAACTCACCGGCCAGCGCTACCAGGGCGACTACAACACCGCCCTGCCAGCCTTGAACGTGATGTATCACCTAACCGACAGCTGGAACCTGTACGCCAACACCGAGGGCTCGTTCGGCAGCGTGCAGTACAGCCAGATGCCCAACCGGGTCACCAGTGGCGAGGTCAAACCGGAAAAGGCCCGCACCTGGGAGCTGGGTACCCGCTATGACGACGGCCTGTTGCAGGCTGAAATCGGCGCCTTCCTGATCAACTTCGACAACCAGTACGAAAGCAACCAGACCAACGATTCGGTGATCGCCCGCGGCGAAACCCGCCACCAGGGTATCGAGACCAGCATCAAGTACGCACTCGAAGGTTTGAACCCGGCGCTGGCAGGTTTCGATGTGTACGCAACCTATGCCTTTGTGGACGCTAAAATCCGCGAAGACGGGCCGAACAAGGGCAATCGCGTACCGTTCTCGTCACGTCACAAAGGCACCCTGGGCGTGGGCTACAGCGAAGGCCCGTGGCAGCTGAACCTGGACAGCACCTACCAGAGTGACCAGTTTGCCGACAACGCCAACACCTCCAGCGAGAGCGCCGACGGCAGCACCGGACGCATCCCCGGCTACATGCTGTTCAGCAGCCGGGCGGGCTATGATTTTGGCCCGCAACTATCGAACCTGAACGTCGCGGTGGGGGTGAAAAACATCTTCAATCACCAGTACTACACGCGCTCTTACGACGACAACAACAAGGGCAAGTACGTGGGTGAACCCCGTACGATATACCTGCAAACCTCCATCGCGTTCTGATCCAGCGCATGCAAAAGCCCGGCCGATGCCGGGCTTTTGCTACAAGATATTTATCTTTGAAAAGGGGTTGAAAAGTTGCGCCAAGTGCCTGACCTTGTAGTCAAGAGGCGATGAGTTCCATCGGCCGCAACGGCCCATCGATTCTCTTGCGAGCTAGCTGAATAAGGGATTGAACTATGCAAATCCAAGTCAATAGCGACAACCATATTCAAGGCAACATTCGTCTGAACGAATGGGTCCGTAGCACACTGCAAAGCACGCTCGAACGTTATGAAGAAGACCTCACCCGCATTGAGGTCCACCTGCGCGACGAGAA
It encodes:
- a CDS encoding DMT family transporter, with the translated sequence MNLSLYLLTVLIWGTTWIALKLQLGVVAIPVSIVYRFALAGLILFAILLLSRRLQPMDRRGHGICLAQGLCLFCINFMCFLTASQWIPSGLIAVVFSTATLWNALNARVFFGQKIAANVLAGGALGLAGLGLLFWPELAGHAASRETVIGLGLALLGTLCFSAGNLLSSLQQKAGLKPMTTNAWGMLYGALMLAGYCLFSGIPFDMEWNTRYIGSLLYLVIPGSVIGFTAYLTLVGRMGPERAAYCTVLFPLVALNVSAFYEGYQWTAPALAGLVLVMLGNVLVFRKVKVAPGKPAPSGRRGLAPR
- a CDS encoding helix-turn-helix domain-containing protein, with protein sequence MTPLNQLQVFNAMHSSPHARLEHSAHLGDGLAAALWRNRDDARDYQAPSHHTLSCYIADGTGTFRRQRPADKGAPNKLCIMPAGHESNWVVNGPIRLAHLYISEEQFALGCIRLLDREPREMQLQEATFLDDPEQAVRFRQLISLDWDEPAERLLASSLAHGIVDHAVLCQAGLRQGLRLKGGLAPHQRRQLIDYIESHLDQAITLGELAGRCNLSEYHFARMFRASFGLPPHQYVLARRLQLACRLLRLGDLPLGQVALQCGFASASHFNNRFRQALGATPGDYRLAFRR
- a CDS encoding DUF3325 domain-containing protein, whose translation is MLAVALFGFAGFAILCLSMEKHYKDLLNAAPSAARLRSLRVGGWLLLLVALWLAVRHSGWAMGLVELFAVLMAGVTFWVFLLPYKPRLLLGALAISLVLGPVLVVLPSA
- a CDS encoding PepSY-associated TM helix domain-containing protein — encoded protein: MKEGFRQAMAWLHTWTGLIFGWLLFAIFLTGTLSYFKEEITHWAQPEVPTRALDPAASLALAQTYLQEHAPTAGSWFIRLPEAREPALSVGWRAEGAGRRGFIDKTLDPATGEEVQARETRGGDFFYRFHFQLEMPHPWGRWLSTFAAFIMLLGLVTGIITHKKIFKEFFTFRPGKGQRSWLDGHNAIGVLVLPFHLMISYSSLVIFMSMVMPASIIASYGDNTRGFFNDLFGAPREVKATGVAAPMLPLPTLYEKVQEQAPGTRLGWIEVQNPGDQNARVRFTRHAGDRIAHMRGGGWTYDGVNGELQGASTIEATPMLISGGMYGLHMGVFAGPWLRWLYFFFGLAGTAVIGTGLVLWLGKRQLKHAKSGSQPGELRLVEVLNIASMSGLLLGVAAFFWANRLLPVGLEGRAGWEVNSFFLLWGLSVLHAMLRPGRRAWAEQLGLAALLWGTLPLLNQLTTGQGLVHSISAGDWAMAGVDLTALGSGLFLAWAAMKMWRPPVVAAKRAPKAAKAASANLIESEVN
- a CDS encoding DUF3649 domain-containing protein, producing the protein MKSKAAGLPLSYRLAVTSRCLAAVFGGYLLASMSSVCISLLAPIPKAEAVISGMMLSFLFYLVAFLWCFASRSAWQAWLGVLLPSLVLGAINGLAYWMKS
- a CDS encoding ligand-gated channel protein codes for the protein MSPFFTKSCLALTICSLYTAQASAETKSLELDNVVVTASGFSQQIKDAPASISVITREQIENKSYRDVTDALRDVPGVVVTGGASSSDISIRGMASKYTLMLVDGKRQDSRATRPNSDGAGIEQGWMPPLEAIERIEVVRGPMSSLYGSDAMGGVINIITRKVTPTWYGGVRSEATFQDRSDSGDYNSTSAFISGPLVEGLVGLQLYGLTSHRDEDHIVNGFNEQSTDSGTAKLSFTPDEHNDITLEAGKSEQERNATVGRSARSSDSENDYDRTNFSITHSGRWDSLTSESYLQREKIENPGRRMELENTVLNSQVSYFSESHITTFGGQYKYEDLSDEGNQLASASSVNQLTRWSWALFAEDEWRLTDDFALTGGLRMDRDENYGTHWSPRLYGVYHPTEHWTVKGGVSSGYRSPDIRAAVDDWGQITGGGGDPAIIVGNSSLKPEESLSQEIGVIWDNLEGFSTGLTVFNTDFKDKITEQRRCTDSTGNASGQCQIGGTSYKFISDRVNVDEAQMRGIEATLDWDITQSLSLATNYTFTDSEQKSGPQKGKALNQMPRHMFNATLDWQTTDQLGTWARMNYRSRTSDYLGRTTMSDGTPSYTFVDLGGTYRVTKNLKLLAGVYNVFNKEVDYENFQTVLDGRRYTVGVDLSF
- a CDS encoding sigma-70 family RNA polymerase sigma factor, translated to MPSASSPSSLEGLYHAHHSWLTGWLRRRLGCPDNAADLAQDTFMRLLQARETPVLNEPRAFLTTVAKRVLFNHYRRQDLERAYLQALAQLPEELAPSEEHRAIILETLLELDRLLDGLAPVVKRAFLLAQVDGLSYGEIAAQLNISLATVKRYLNKAALRCYFAL
- a CDS encoding DUF4880 domain-containing protein, producing MNTAHQEFSPQVAEQAVHWLIELQGGGLDPRQQQAMQQWLQAHEDHRRAWEHIQRVNQRLSGLSSPLAHAALQAPRSASRRRALKTLLILGVGGAAGLSLQQHNPMPGLLADYRSPVGERRRLQLDDGSQLHLNTRSSADVRFDSQRRLVRLLEGELQLTVADDARPLRLLTDFGLLQLGSGRYNLRQFEHYSLLAVHQGSASLAGNALAAGLQARFNGPQWQGRQVLDPNAGAWVDGMLVAAHMRLGDFLGELGRYRRGQLNCAPEVAELLISGSYPLADSERILDLLEVALPVRVRRFTRYWVTVEARA
- the fecA gene encoding TonB-dependent Fe(3+) dicitrate receptor FecA, with protein sequence MPLRPSPLAQALRALLFGAGLAVAAVPAHATEAAARTYHIAPMSLESALNQFGRESGVLVSFGSQVTSGMQSPGLEGQHSPQQALEILLRGSGLQARAEGENAFSLQPATAVNAPVELGTSTVVGDWLGAAQQDNVFEHPGARDVIRREEFERQGATTAREVLNRIPGVNAPENNGTGSHDMALNFGIRGLNPRLASRSTVLMDGIPVPFAPYGQPQLSFAPVSMGNMDAVDVVRGGGAVRYGPQNVGGIVNFVTRAIPDEPTVKAGMQTQTSPSSSHDGFKTSANLLAGGTNANGLGGALLYSGTRGGDWREHSDTQIDDLILKGKLQLDEANSLHAMAQYYEGEAQMPGGLSVADYDADPYQSTRLQDKFWGRRTMFNFGYDYKEDARQFSVNSFFTKTLRSGYLDQGSFVSLSPREYWVRGIETRFSQGFALGESWHEVGVGYRYINEAGHELRYREPISANELPTTASRNDRDTRGSTEAHAIFLDDRIDIGQWTITPGIRYEMIDSEQSNKLTGQRYQGDYNTALPALNVMYHLTDSWNLYANTEGSFGSVQYSQMPNRVTSGEVKPEKARTWELGTRYDDGLLQAEIGAFLINFDNQYESNQTNDSVIARGETRHQGIETSIKYALEGLNPALAGFDVYATYAFVDAKIREDGPNKGNRVPFSSRHKGTLGVGYSEGPWQLNLDSTYQSDQFADNANTSSESADGSTGRIPGYMLFSSRAGYDFGPQLSNLNVAVGVKNIFNHQYYTRSYDDNNKGKYVGEPRTIYLQTSIAF